AATAGTAGCATCCGCACATGTCTCAAGATCACTAGGcagtatatttatatatcagCCTCCTCCCAGTAGTAGTACAGGCCACTAGAGACACAAACACCTGCTGTGCTGGCCTAAAAAGGGTCGTTAGGGGTCCCTTTCCAAATGGTGGTGATCATGTGATGTTTAGTGTAGTAGTAGTGCTTAGAATATGCCCTAATTGCACGTCTCCATGCTTGCTGCTCCTGAGGAAAGCATTACCTTAGTTGCCATCATCTTGCCACCCCcttgcttgtttgcttgcttCTTGGATGAACGAATTCCATGCTTATATGACAGCAGAGAGCTTCACTTGTTTATTTGGTGAACCTATCAGAAGCTTCAGGTACAGCACAGGAAGATGTCTATGCTCTGTGCGAGAAATGTAGCCGCAGCACAAGCATATCCATAAAGCTGGAGCCCGGGCCCCTTCGGTGTTGGCATTCAAATCGTCTGACTAAACATACTGTTGCAAGACATTTTGACCAAATTATCAGTGCTGGCAGAAGCAAGATAACACTACTGTTACAACAAGCTCAAGAACTCTGCATCCATCAGACTTGAACACCAGGTACGCAGCATAATAAGGGTGATCCAAGATTCAGAATAAGTTAAGCGAGTACCGCAACACTGTAGCGGCAGCGGTTGAGAGAGGAGACCTCGAAGCCTCGTCCTCACTGACGGAGCAAACAACTCCTGATGAACAGTGCGACGCGAGCTGCACATCCCATGCGGGCATGTGCCGTGTTCGCCCGGCCGCACAGTCCGGGCCATCCATGTGTCGACTCCACGAACACCGAGTCAATCAACAGGTACAACACGCATGAATGCGTGATGCAGCCCCAGGGGGACAAGATCATGCGCACGTGCACACGCCGAGAGGCGCCCTGTAGCTGCTGCCCCCGGGACAGCCGGGCCCTGCAGGTCCTTCATCCAGTCCATGCTCATGGTCTCAGCTTTGAATCATACAGTTACAGTTTCTGAATTATTTCAGGGAGGAAGTTCTCCATTCGACCATTCCCAATTATTTGCGGCGTATCGGAGTCGTTTTCATCTGCAAGGAAGCAACATCCAGTGGGAATATTGAAGATGATTAGATGTCTTAGCAGCAGAAAGGTTTAGGGGTAAAAACAGAACGTGGGGATGGCTCCATAATTCTGACGATAAGGGAACTTGGTGATCAGCACATATGAACCATCTCACTTACAGTTTTTCGCATTGGAAACAAGGTCCACTTGTTGTGTTGACGTTGTTAAACAACTCTATGAGTTACAGAGTTCCAACTGTGGAATGTAGCCGCTAAATCTATATCCAACCACTAATTGTACCATGTTTGGTTCTCTCTAAGGAAGGAAACCAGGGGGGAGCGATCCCTTCTATATGACGAAACTATAGCCCATGAGCATTTAGCGAGATTACTGTGAAGCGAGAAAATATTCAAAAGGAAATGACCAACCGaaagttgataaaggattagACACCCAAAATATTGTGCAACCCAAAAGTAGTACATGGTAATACAGAGAGAACAATAGCATCTATCAATTAATTGCAATATGTACATAGCTAAAAGAGATAAGATTTATAATGAAGCACAAGACACTGCAACATAATTGCAACAAGGACGATGGCACCATAAATCCGTAATGTTTACCACATGTTCTTAATAAGAAGTATTGTGAATGTCCATGTCGCGTACCTAATGGAAATACTGCAGAACAATAACAGGGTCGGCTTACCATTTCTGGAGTTTCCATGTCTTGCTCCACCTCCTGGATGGAAAAGTAGGCTGTTATTCAGTGAACAAGGCAACCAGCAAAATCAATATATAAGTAGTTCATGAAGGAAACTTACCGGCAGGAGCGTAAAACAGATCCTGGAGTATTGTTTGTGCCTCTAACCAACCAGTGTATAGATCAGTCTTGAAAATGTCCTAAACAATTCTTTTGATGAAGAAGGTCAACGGAAGTGCCAAATCACAAAATACACACGGCAGTTATTAGTCGCACTGTCTCTCAGATAGAACAACGAGACATGCTGAAAGACTGCCATATCACACTTAGATTTAACTAGAAAAGAACATGAACAGGTTCATGGCTTCATGCAACTAGGTCTCTGTTTTTTTTCATGGAATAAATCAAGGAACCTGTTCCCAGACCCATCAGAAACCTACCTCCAAAAGATTGAGGATATTAGCCTCTAGTAAAGTTATAGCTTTCCGAGGGAATCCAATAGACACACCAGCATACAAAAAACCGCCAAAAAGAGGGTAAGAAACCTGGACAGACCCCTGAAAGAGAGGTTGCAATTAGACAGATAAGTGACAATAAAACCAAGAGATGGCGCTTTCATTTTCTTGGCAGATTCTGATGTTGATTTGTGCACTGATTACACGTTGGACTGCTGTAATGTTTGAGGGCAAAATAAAATCATGCTTTTGGGTTCATAACGGTACCTACTACCCAGCTTTGCCCTACTAAACTTAGTGCACATCTTCACCAAATCATGGAtctagccaaaaaaaaattcggGAATACAGATCTAGCCACTTATCATTGAGGTCTGCCATATATTATCTCAAACTTTCCGTGTTGATTACTTTGATGCATCTTGTCAGTTAAATTCTTACCTGCTCAACCAAACCATCGCCTTCAGGCACATTATTTGCAAGACCGTGACACTGCATTCACACCCAAGTGAACACACTGGGCAAAAGCTAAGACGTGAATGTGGTGGTTAATTTGGACCCATTTTCTTAGAAAGTAGTGGTATACAGTATACACAGTTTACCTAGCTTGTTAAATTGAGGAGATTAAACTaggaaaacaaacaaaaaaaagggaatGGCTTGTGTGGAACACTTATGCAGCACGTACTTTCCTACATATATGCTGTCAAGTACTAGTAAGAAATGTATAAGATCTTGACATGAAAACAGTCAATGACTATCAATCTACTCCCTCCGGTCCAAATAAGTGTCGTATTGGACATCGACACGGTCCCCAAAATACATTTTTGGCTACtactttttgttgtaatatattgataaaacatagcaaaaatatactattataaaaGTACTTTTTGAAACAAATCTAGCCGTGTCATTTTCAAGTAttcaaactcaatatataaaaagtatTTTGTAGCCAAAGTTTGAAACAATTGACTGCGCAAcccaaaacgacacttattttgGACTGGAGGGAGTAGTATATGAATAAATTAGCATCATCTAAAGAGATCAATTACGTAATAATTCTGGCTGAAAGTCTTGAATACTTGATCAATTTGCAGATCTTTTGGGCATATCTTGATTCTTGAAGCACACCTTCCATTTACAAGCGAGCAAACCTCTTATCAGGAGTTAGTTTGTAGTGCTCATGGCAAACATGAATATCTTACTATTTGACACATAAGCTTCTCCGGTGGTTATCATTCGAAAAATATCTACTGGTTCAAAAATCATATGGATAGAtgtgtcgaagattagttcccgataatatgtccgtaaattgattggataccttcgagtgcagggattaatcacgagacgagacacacgatatatacaggttcgggtctccaatttgagtaataccctacgtcctgggGGGTGTTGCtgttgtatattgatgatctcaagtacAAGTAATATGGCTAAGActattataaggagtagatcggatctaatctaacctagagCTGAAGTTGCTGAATAGCTCCTCTGTTGTGGTCTTGatgcttctctctctcccccctcacctttccgccttatataaggGTGAGATACTGACTACTATCtagtcgtagtcgatagggagttgtctttcttgacgtccaagtagatatatctgttttgaatactgaTCGTTCTGAATTGGGTAatcaatctaaaccttcctagtatgtactttcttgattccgggtgtatcagatACCGCTGATTCGAttccgtgatatctggagctgtGTTGTACATATTctgtctgtgtatgatatactccttatgctcATATACCTcgtagttagatattcaacagtagcccctaactctacctaggaggagaggtttccataagcgcTCATTCGAGTACCACCAAGTTTAAGATTGATCGAGTAACGTGGATCAGACttatagtcgaaagaattgagtatggacggatccttcctcgagtatcgagtgaaagctcagtcgggtcaagcgccctgtggctaaccgcactcgagacttgaagaaaaagattaaagaactcaactgatcgacacccgactctgagtagagttaaaaaacctttcgaGCAGAGATTTGCACGTTGTCATCTTTCCTCTTTTCGCGCCGGTCGAAGCGTTGTAAAAATGGGAGTGATCGAAGAGACGGTAATTTTTGGTTATTTACCCGTATGACTCGGACTTATAGCAGTCATTCCTCGTCATTGCCACCagtcttcctgcacaagccCCTCGGCTTTCTCCGCCCCAGTACGCACCACTGCAAAAAgaagtttagatccatggatcccagtTCTTCTTCGAAGATCCTGacttcctcctcgtcggagaAGCAATCAGACGCAGCAGCCACTGGCGCCTCGCCCGATCAGTACGATGAAGCGCGGTTCATGATCGAGGCTTGGACACCCTCGGCGATGTAAGAGTCTCGGCTGGCGGAACTTGAAgcggaaggagtggtgccgccACGCAAcctggttgaatggaggacgacatctggtgagagattcccttcctgcaagatcgAGCACAAGATTGTAGTTTTCGAGTCTTTCTTCCGTTACGGAtttaacatccctccttccaaatttcttctcaatatgctcgatcgatatcaaattgaacttcaccatCTGAACCCCAACTCCGTCACCATGCTGAGTGTTTTTGTCCATCTTTGTGATgctttccttggcatcgagccgagtttaaatctttttcagtacttttataaactgaagaggattacagagaataaatgtgtcgaagggtgtggtttccaattgaggagtGGAATGAAAAATCCCTATATGTTGGTTCCGCTAACCTCCTCTTGGTCGAATGGTTGAAAAAAACTTTGATTTTACGTCTCTAATCCCGAcccaaatagtttttttttagtgtATAGAGATCTTTTCCCTATCCAAAATCTATCTTGGACACATGAGCATCGAGAATCCAAACACACCACCTACTACACCAACAGAATTGTCATGCTGAGGCAATTTGGCCTAATTGGGTGGCATGTGGCTAGATATTTTATTAGCAAGAGATTGAGTCTCTTGAAGGCGCGaacagtggggatgaggatgcctCTAAGGACGCGACCGGATGTAAGGCTTAATTAGCACTTcgccccttttctttttgctatgaCCTTCGAGCTTTGTCGAataacctttcttctcttttttagaCCTGCCTGCACAGGGTATCACTGCCCGGTTGAACAAGCTCTTCTCTTTCGAGGCATCGGAATGTGGCATTCTGCCTTATTCCTTAGCGAATCCTCGACCAgatgtaaggattttcttaatggaaaagtAGGATCGGTTATTGCCGAGTAGCTCCTCTGTTAGGTCTAGATGCTtgcttctctctcctccctcacctttctgccttatataggggtgaggtaccgactcatATCCAACCGTAGTCAatagggagttatcttccttgacgtctagatagatagatctattttgaataCTGATCGTTCTGAGTTGgataaccaatctaaaccttactagtatatacttccttgattctgggtgtatcaagtaccgctgattcggtttcTTAATATCTGGAGTTATGTTGTACATACTctgtctgtgtatgatatactccttatacgtatatacctctagttagatattcgacaagaTGCAATCCTTGGTTGTAATATGCAATCAATCATATCTCCATTTATTACTATTGGCAACAAAAATCTGCAAGAGCGAAGCTGAAAATTGGACCTTTCTAATATCATGCCTACTTCAAATCTCAAACAGAGGTATAAACTTTTCGATAAAGCTTCATGGCTGCATGCATAACATAGCAACAGTATCATCAATATTTCCCACAAGAACGAGCACAAGATAACAACACAAAAACTGAAGATAGATTTATCGTGGCAGCAAATTGTACTATTCAACTAGCCAAAAAGATTCCCAACAAGAAAAAGGCTGATGACCTAATACAACGTTAATGACAACGCACCATTCATGAATTCATCTGGCCAGCAGAATGCAAGTGTTAAGCAGAATCTTCAGTCCTCACCGTAGACTAATTCATCATCTGATGACTTGTCAGGCATCAGTGAAAACCATTAACTTGTGCACTTGCACACGGTTGAACGAACCCACACACGGTATTGTTGCTCTATAACCTATATTCTCCAATAATCGATTCACAGCGTAGCGCACAGCAGCACAAGACAATTCAAAAGCCTATCCAGATCAATACCAGCAATATAACCCCGTGTTACCACACTAACGAGCAGGGCGAGGCAGGAGCTGGCGGAGGGCATATATACCTCGGCGGCTGCTGCCGCGACGGCTGGAGCTGGGACGCCCTTCCTTCCTCTACGGAGACCCATTTGGACTCTCCGGCAAATCCGGGCTGCAAGGAGCCCgtgcggccgcgccggcggtTCGGAGTTGGGGACGAGGGTGGCAAATTGCAGGGAGGCACCTCCCGGATCGTGTAATTGAGCTGCAGGCGGCAGAGGAGTGGACGACGGTGAAATGGACTGGGCTGAAATTGGGTGGGTTGGGCCGTGGACTTGATATGCCTTCAAAATGGGCTGGACCGTGATCACAATTAACTCTTCCAGCCTAAAATTTTGGGGCACAGCACACAcgatcttttttttattttaactaGTTAAATGTCTGTGCTGATAACCCaaacatatttaaaataatataacgATGATGCAGATAaccaaaacatatttaaaataatataacgatattctttttcttttatctgAATTCacataagtataaaaataaGTTTGATAGTTAAATGTCCGTGCATTGCAATAAGAATCGAAAATTTTCACGAGATAATACAGATGACTGAAATATATTCTAAAACAACATAATATATCCTTGTACACAAATATGTTGATAGTTAAATACCCATTCATTGCAACAGGAATCGAAAATTTTCACGAGATAATACAGATGACTATGCTTTTGTTCTTTTTATCATGAATTCACATGAGTACAAAAGTCTGTATGAGATTTTAATGCTGCTTTCCTTTTTGAATGTATGGTCAATTTGTTGCTGTTATGTTACTAAAGCAACACAAAAACATCTAGCAACCCCTCAAACAAACCTATCTCAAAACTGAATAGCACTCGAATATGAGGTTTTCACAACTTGGTgcatattataaatatattagcAGCAAACTACGTCTCCACTACATATTTCAGCGAGTTATTTTTGAATTCACTAACTGACTTCTATTGTAACAACAGATGAGCATCAATTGGCGT
The sequence above is drawn from the Phragmites australis chromosome 10, lpPhrAust1.1, whole genome shotgun sequence genome and encodes:
- the LOC133931287 gene encoding uncharacterized protein LOC133931287 isoform X4, producing MGLRRGRKGVPAPAVAAAAAEGSVQVSYPLFGGFLYAGVSIGFPRKAITLLEANILNLLEDIFKTDLYTGWLEAQTILQDLFYAPAGGGARHGNSRNEGIAPPWFPSLERTKHGTISGWI
- the LOC133931287 gene encoding uncharacterized protein LOC133931287 isoform X1, whose product is MGLRRGRKGVPAPAVAAAAAEGSVQVSYPLFGGFLYAGVSIGFPRKAITLLEANILNLLEDIFKTDLYTGWLEAQTILQDLFYAPAGGGARHGNSRNGKPTLLLFCSISIRYATWTFTILLIKNMW
- the LOC133931287 gene encoding uncharacterized protein LOC133931287 isoform X2; amino-acid sequence: MGLRRGRKGVPAPAVAAAAAEGSVQVSYPLFGGFLYAGVSIGFPRKAITLLEANILNLLEDIFKTDLYTGWLEAQTILQDLFYAPAGGGARHGNSRNDENDSDTPQIIGNGRMENFLPEIIQKL
- the LOC133931287 gene encoding uncharacterized protein LOC133931287 isoform X3, whose translation is MGLRRGRKGVPAPAVAAAAAEGSVQVSYPLFGGFLYAGVSIGFPRKAITLLEANILNLLEDIFKTDLYTGWLEAQTILQDLFYAPAGGARHGNSRNDENDSDTPQIIGNGRMENFLPEIIQKL